A region of the Methylomagnum ishizawai genome:
CGGCGGAACGGGATCGACCGTTACAATCCATGGCGGGGGATGTCCCAAGCGATCAACCCGGCGATCACGAATATCCTTGTGGCGTCGGCTCTATTTTCCGTAGGGAAGACGATGTTGCTACGATCCATCACTATGATGATTACCCTGGCCGGCCTGTGGATGGCACCTATCGACGCGGTTTGGGCGATGGCGGCCTATACCAATATAACGACCGATTTGTCGGTGGCCGGGCGAACCGATTACGATCCCGCCTTGTTCCAGGATACCCTGGGCTATACCGTCACCCTATCCAACCATAGCTCCACCGCCGCGCAGGGGACGGTGTTGCATATCGAATGGATCGGCCTGCTGCGGGAGGTTTCCAGCGATCTGCCGGCGGAATGCACGCACCGGGCCCTTGCTTCCTTGCCGGGATATGATTGGATCGAATGCCCCTTGGGCGATTTGGCCGCCGGCGAAACCAGGGTTTACCACATGGATTTCGACCAGCTCTATCGGGGCGCCACGTCCTATATCCGCGCCACGGTCAGTTCGGACCAAGTGGATACCGATACTTCCAATAACGACAGCCGGGTTGAAACCCCCGATCTTTATCTATTGCCCGGGACGGCGCTGGACGCTTCCACCCCGGCGGGGTCGGCCAATCGCACCCAGGATGCGAACGATCTCGCGTTCGCCATGAAAATAGGGGCTTTCCCCAAAGCCCCCCGGGCGGGGAGGCCGGTGCGCATCGTCGCCCGCTTCGTCAATCCCCGGCAAAGCCAGACCGGGATCATGGGGGTGCTATACACTTTTTCCAAACAGGTCGATTTCCTGTCGGGCGCCGATGCCTTGTATCAATGTAGGCCGGTGGAGCCGGGAATCTCGATGGCCTGCCTGTTCAACGATGTGGTCCAGGCCGTTCACGACGGGGCTTTTCCCGAGGATGTGGGGGTCGCCCTCGAACGGAGGAGGAAGCTCAAGCAGATGTTCACGGTGGTTCCCAAGCGGAAGGGCCCGCTATCCATCCAAGCCAGGGTATTCGGCGTGAAGCAAGACCCGAATCCCGACAACAATACCCGTATCGGGTTCGTCAAAGTCCGGTCCAATCCTTGAATCCCCCCATCCGGCGACGGGCCATGGACGGCGCGGCCAACACCCCCCTTCGGTATCAATTGCCCCCCCCAACTTGTTAAACTTCGGCCTCAACCGGAGCGCCCATCCGGGCGCATTCCCACCGTTTTCCCCACGCGCCATCCCAGCGCGGCCATCGCACGAAGGAAATCCATGTCCGACATCGAAATCGCCCAGCAAGCCCAAA
Encoded here:
- a CDS encoding DUF11 domain-containing protein yields the protein MLLRSITMMITLAGLWMAPIDAVWAMAAYTNITTDLSVAGRTDYDPALFQDTLGYTVTLSNHSSTAAQGTVLHIEWIGLLREVSSDLPAECTHRALASLPGYDWIECPLGDLAAGETRVYHMDFDQLYRGATSYIRATVSSDQVDTDTSNNDSRVETPDLYLLPGTALDASTPAGSANRTQDANDLAFAMKIGAFPKAPRAGRPVRIVARFVNPRQSQTGIMGVLYTFSKQVDFLSGADALYQCRPVEPGISMACLFNDVVQAVHDGAFPEDVGVALERRRKLKQMFTVVPKRKGPLSIQARVFGVKQDPNPDNNTRIGFVKVRSNP